One Bacillus sp. E(2018) genomic window, AACCCTCATTAGAGAAAAAAGGATATAAAGTAAAAGTCATAGAATTCAGCGACTATATTCAACCAAACATGGCATTATCAAAAGGCGATCTAGACGCGAACCTTTTTCAGCACAAAGTGTACATGGAGAATTTCGCAAAAGAAAAGAACTTGAAGCTTTCAGAAGTTATCATCGTTCCAACAGCACCAATGGGCCTCTATTCTGAGAAGTTCAAATCGGTTAAGGACATTAAAGAAGGCAGCACGGTCGCTATTCCGAACGACCCGGTTAACTTAGCGCGCACGCTGCTCATGCTTGAAGATGCAAAATTGATCACCATTAAAGAGGGAATCAACGAACTAACAGCTTCTGAAAAAGATGTTAAAGATAACCCTAAGAAGCTTGTGTTCAAACCATTAGAAGCGGCTCAGCTTCCACGTGCTGTTCAAAGTGCCGATGTTGCAGCTGTGCCTGGTAACTTTGCTCTAGCAGCAAAGATGGACTTATTGGATGCAATTCAACTAGAGAACATGCCGGACACGTACCGTAACCGTGTTGTCGTGAACACGAAGGATGTAGATTCTGCATTTGCAAAAGATATTAAGAAGGTAGTGGAATCGAAGGAGTTTGAAGAAGTGATCGATAAGGAATTTGAAGGCTTCGGAAAACCAGGATGGATGAAGAAATAAAATCAAACAAAACCCCGGGCTCATAAGAATGAGAGCCGGGGTTTTCTATGTTTATAAGCGTACTTCTCGTTTCGCTTCAATCTTTTGTGCAATCTTTTCTACGATATGATCGATGGACTCTGGATTATCGCGAAGATCGTAATCATTGATGTTCACACGAAGCACAGGGCAAGAATTAAAAGAAGCGATCCACTTTTCATAGCGGTCGTACATCTCTTCCCAGTAGGAAACCGGTGTTTCTTGCTCCATCTTACGGCCGCGTTTTTGAATACGAGCTAAGATATTATCTAGAGAGCCTTCTAAGTATATCAAGCAATCAGGCTGTGGGAAGTATGGTGTCATGACCATAGCTTCAAACAGGTGAGTATACGTTTCGTAATCTACATCAGACATGTTGCCTTTATCAAAGTGCATGCGAGCAAATATACCTGTGTCTTCATAGATCGAACGGTCTTGCACAAACCCGCCGCCATAGTCGAACATTCTTTTTTGCTCTTTGAAGCGTTCTGCTAAAAAGAAAATCTGCAGGTGAAAGCTCCAGCGCTTAAAATCATGATAAAAGTTTTCTAAGTATGGGTTGTTATCCACTTTCTCCATGGAAGTACGAAACTTTAATTTTTCAGCAAGTGCATTCGTAAACGTAGATTTACCCGCACCTACCATACCGGCCACTGTAATGACAGCATCGTTTGGGATTCCGTATTGTATGAGTTTACTCATCGCGCAACTTCTCCTTTTTTCAGAGTTGCATCGATTAGGGAAAAGATCTTCTCTTTATCCGCTTCATACGCAACAAAATCTAAATCATCTCCGTTAAACGAGAGTACAGGAATCTCCGGGTGCTGCTTTTTAAAAGCAGTCATGAACGTCTCGTAATCTTCAGCTAACTGTTCTAAGTACGCTGGCTCCATATTTTGCTCGATAAAACGTCCGCGCTTTCGTACGCGATCAAGCAACGTATCCAGACTAGCGTTCAAATAGATGATCACGTTCGGAACAGGCATATCCTCTGTAAGGATATCAAAGCACTGCATGTATTTATGAAGATTTCCGTCTTTTAGCGTTCGTCCGGCAAAAATACGGTTCTTAAAGATATGATAATCAGAAACGACAGGGATCTGTTTAGATAGATACTGCCCTTGAATCTCTTCAAGCTGTTTATACCTGTTGCAAAGAAAGAACATCTCGGTTTGAAAACTCCACTCATCGATGTTGTCGTAAAATTTTCCGAGAAAAGGATTCTCCTCTACAATCTCTTTCAATAATTGAAAGTTATAGTGCTCGGCAATAGCTTTTGCGAGCGATGTTTTCCCTACGCCAATCGGCCCTTCAACTGCGATAAAGGGGGTTGAACTCATCTTCCTTTTCCTCCCTTATAAATAACAAACGAAAAATTACAGACAAAGAATATTGTAGCATACGTTTGGAAAAGGTGGTGAGATTATCAGTAAAAAGTTAATGGTAAATATGCTATTTAGTACATCGTTTTATGTTTGTTTTCATTTGCCTGATCGATGATCTCTTTTAAATCCAACTCTTCGCTCTTGCTGATATCGGCATTCAATGTCTTTTCCATTAAGATTAAGGCTCTTTCATTATCTTCTTCTATATTAGATGCTGAACAATCAGCTGGTGCATAAAGTGTAAAACCTCTCATATAAGCATCGTTTGCTGTAAAAAGAACACATATGTTACCGGCGACACCGCAAAGGATTAAAGTTTGGACACCCAGCTCATTTAATAAGGTAGATAAAGGTGTCGAGAAAAATCCAGAATGCTTGGGTTTGACGACAAAGAAATCATCATCGTCTGGCTGTAATTTTTTTACGAATTCACCACCGGGTTGTGTGGAGCAATAATCAACAAGCTTGTGCTTATCTGACTGCCATTGTCCGAAGTTATCGTTCACGTAAATCACCGGTATCTTTTCTTCTTTTGCACGCTGTTTCAGATCATAAATTTTATCGGCGATCGGTGCAGAAGTTTTTAACAAGAGCGGCGCTTCGGGAAAATTAAAGTCGTTGATGACGTCAATAATAAGCAAAGCGACTGGTATTTTATTGTTCTCGTGCTGATGTTGCTTTTCCATTACGAATCCTCTCTTTCGTTTATGCATGTAAATAAATCTATATAATGTAAGTAACGAATTTGATCTATACAACCATTCCTTTCTTTATTATTAGCAAAACCTCTTGTATAATCTCTTACAACTAAAACTTTGGAGCGAAAATGATGGAGATCTTAGAAAAAGATGAATATTACATGGAGCTTGCATTAGAAGAAGCTCAAAAAGCAGCGGATATTGGTGAGGTTCCCATTGGGGCTATTTTAGTCATAGACGATGAAATCATCGCAAGAGCCCATAATCTGCGTGAAGCCGAACAAAGAGCGATCGCTCACGCAGAGCTTCTAGCCATCGATCAGGCTTGTAGAGAAAAGGAAGCTTGGCGACTTGAAGGAGCAACATTATACGTAACGCTTGAACCGTGTGCGATGTGTTCGGGCGCGATTGTCCTATCAAGAGTGAGTCGAGTTGTATACGGAGCGGCTGATCCTAAAGGAGGCTGCGCGGGAACGTTAATGAACCTTTTACAAGAAGAGCGCTTTAACCACCAATGTGAGGTTGTGGCCGGTGTAAAAGGTGAAGCATGTGGTCATATTCTTTCTCGTTTTTTTAAAAACCTTCGCGATCGTAAAAGGAAGGAAAAGGAAGAGCGTAGAAAGGAGCTTTAGTGCTCCTGCGGTTGATTTTTTTAAAAGGACATAGTATACTAAATCTTGCACATTTAGT contains:
- a CDS encoding MetQ/NlpA family ABC transporter substrate-binding protein, which produces MKKIILTLLTALLAFGLAGCSSSSDASKEKEVTLGATAGPYTDMVNKAIKPSLEKKGYKVKVIEFSDYIQPNMALSKGDLDANLFQHKVYMENFAKEKNLKLSEVIIVPTAPMGLYSEKFKSVKDIKEGSTVAIPNDPVNLARTLLMLEDAKLITIKEGINELTASEKDVKDNPKKLVFKPLEAAQLPRAVQSADVAAVPGNFALAAKMDLLDAIQLENMPDTYRNRVVVNTKDVDSAFAKDIKKVVESKEFEEVIDKEFEGFGKPGWMKK
- a CDS encoding deoxynucleoside kinase, whose translation is MSKLIQYGIPNDAVITVAGMVGAGKSTFTNALAEKLKFRTSMEKVDNNPYLENFYHDFKRWSFHLQIFFLAERFKEQKRMFDYGGGFVQDRSIYEDTGIFARMHFDKGNMSDVDYETYTHLFEAMVMTPYFPQPDCLIYLEGSLDNILARIQKRGRKMEQETPVSYWEEMYDRYEKWIASFNSCPVLRVNINDYDLRDNPESIDHIVEKIAQKIEAKREVRL
- a CDS encoding deoxynucleoside kinase, translating into MSSTPFIAVEGPIGVGKTSLAKAIAEHYNFQLLKEIVEENPFLGKFYDNIDEWSFQTEMFFLCNRYKQLEEIQGQYLSKQIPVVSDYHIFKNRIFAGRTLKDGNLHKYMQCFDILTEDMPVPNVIIYLNASLDTLLDRVRKRGRFIEQNMEPAYLEQLAEDYETFMTAFKKQHPEIPVLSFNGDDLDFVAYEADKEKIFSLIDATLKKGEVAR
- a CDS encoding isochorismatase family cysteine hydrolase, which produces MEKQHQHENNKIPVALLIIDVINDFNFPEAPLLLKTSAPIADKIYDLKQRAKEEKIPVIYVNDNFGQWQSDKHKLVDYCSTQPGGEFVKKLQPDDDDFFVVKPKHSGFFSTPLSTLLNELGVQTLILCGVAGNICVLFTANDAYMRGFTLYAPADCSASNIEEDNERALILMEKTLNADISKSEELDLKEIIDQANENKHKTMY
- the tadA gene encoding tRNA adenosine(34) deaminase TadA; the protein is MMEILEKDEYYMELALEEAQKAADIGEVPIGAILVIDDEIIARAHNLREAEQRAIAHAELLAIDQACREKEAWRLEGATLYVTLEPCAMCSGAIVLSRVSRVVYGAADPKGGCAGTLMNLLQEERFNHQCEVVAGVKGEACGHILSRFFKNLRDRKRKEKEERRKEL